ATGTAAATGGCTAAgcctgcatctgttcaagcctgttaaaaacaatacatttactATATAATGAGACTTTATTATATACCAAtcttgatctgccacaataatgtgatttaaatgaaaatatctcAAGTTGATGGCGTTGCTCTGCAATTTTTAGGTGTGATTGAAATATAGATTATTtcgattaattaatcacagagcattattaattaatcgcaccatttttttaatctattgacaGCTCTAGTTAAAActtcattttttcctcatacaaatgacatgttgttttagtggtaagcactgattttattaacaaactgttaatgtcaagaTCAGATCAGCACACGGGTTACAAAAGAACGTCAAACACAAGCAGGGGCggtgcacgcaagagacccagtggatctatttacataatccatggaTCAAAGATGAGGATAATACATGTTTAACTGTGGATGCTTAATAGTTGTCCTCTGCTCCGTTCTCCTTCtattcctgctgcagctgctgtgcACAAGGACACTATATGACCAAACTTGACCACCAGTTATATATAggtgtacatatatatatatatgtccaaTTCTGACCCCTCGGGTCCCGTCAGGCTTCAGTCAGGTACCCATCCTCTAGTCACAGGATCAGTTACTATGCTAAAGAGTTCACGCACATCCACACAATGGCTTGGCTGGTGACTGTAGTTACACTAACGACCAAcgtgtcactatggagtttgAGTTTTTGATCATGCCCTATGCTCATTTAAAGTGCACATGACCTCAAAATTCATGTTGATATTAAATGCAAGAACACATCCTAAATAGTGCGTCcgttaaaatgttttataatattATGCCCATTTTAACGTCCATTTTTGCATTGTACTGTAGCTTTTGGCACATTTCAGGTCTGCTTTTCGGAGAATGACCATATATGGGTTGTGACTGACAACAGTGAGATAGCATTATCATTGTTAGCATTACACAAATACTCTCAATGATGCCTCCACACTttgtagcagctttaagttaaagagtaactaaacccctgctttctcctgacctgccacttgggggaaatttaaaaaaatgcctcgaTTATGCAGCCAGTCTGTGtgttaatgttaaattaaagaTTATGGACAAACCAACCATTGTTTGGCACTTTTATTACAGGATATCAGCATGACATTTTTCAAAGAATAAGATGGCGTGTAAAGCATAAGATGTCATATCATGCCCTTAAAGCCCAGAATAAAATGTCTTAGTCGAgtctggttttttatttttctgtatttctgttttggttttacgtcagaaaaacaaaataaccacaccgtttatttgttattttgatttggttttaaaatggaataaccaaagaatgaagggtacacggattctgACGTTGAACCATTTTCATTGACGccctacattttttttgtcttctgacACTAAAGTTGTAATCATGcatctgtttttcttttgtgtcttGTATAGATATTATGCTTTTGATGATGTATTTGTCCGTGAAGTCCTTGGGAAGAAACTCTCCAAAGGAACTAAGAAAGATTTGGACGATATCAGCGCCAAGACCAGTGTGACCCTGAAAAGCTGCAGGCGACAGGTGAACACTAATGTAGCACACTGATTCTACTACAgcgctgttgtcattttgtagctTTAGTCCCAGTTAAGTTGCCAATATTTATGTCCAAAAGACATAAAGACATGGGTTTTTTCATCCTGTGTTTTGATTTCAGTTTGACAACTTCAAGCGTGTCTTTAAAGTTGTGGAGGAGCTGAAGGGTCCCCTGGTCGAGAACATACGTCAGCATTTTCTCCTTTCTGATAAACTTGCGAGGTATACCGTGATTGTTTTACAAACAGCTTGGTTTGTGTGACCAATGACTCAAGTGTCACAGGAATAGTTTTTTTAAGCCCCAGAACTGCACAAAAAAGCCATTTACAGTCCTGGTCAGCTGTGATCTCATacgagttgttttttttttttagggattACGCTGCCATTGTTTTCTTTGCCAACAATCGCTTTGAGACGGGGAAAAGGAAGCTGCAGTATCTCACCTTCCAGGACTTTGCTTTCTGTGCCGGGCAGCTCATCAGCAACTGGACAGTTGGAGCTGTTGGTGCGTCATGGGgctttttttactgaaaatcaATTACTTAAAACGGTGATTATCATCAAGCTTAGCATCTGCATTAAAGTGGTGTTAAAATGTACTAGTCTGTGCTCAGTAACCGTTGGCAGAATCAGGATACAGTTTGTTTACCTGTGAAACCTTTGGGGGAAACTGGCTAAATAAAGGCGAGAACcctcattagttactttaacgtGAGTTTCTTTGTAGATACCATGGTGGAGGACATGGATGTAGATCTTGACAAAGAGTTTTTACAGGAGCTGAAAGAGCTTAAGATTTTAATCACTGACAAAGATCTGCTGGATCAACACAAAAGGTGACGCAACTCGCTGAatgtgcttcatgtttacagATAATTGTAGGATTTGCTTAGAGATAATTGATGATGATTTACACTTTTTCATCTCTTCTCTTGCAACAGCTTGGTTTGCACCGCTCTGAGAGGCAAAACTAAAGCTTTTCCTGAAATGGAAGCTAATTTCAAGGTGAAAAATGTCAATCAGCCACTTCTTCAGCAAAAGTCAATGAGTTTATTTCAGTCACATACTTGCTTTTGCAGAATCTCTCCAGAGGTCTCGTCAACATTGCTTCAAAGTTAACCAACACCAAAGACGTCCGAGACTTCTTCATCGATCTCGTAGAGAAGGTGACTTACTGTATCTAATTCAGACTCACTTTTTGTGTGGGAAGTAACTAACCTCTTGGTTTTCGACTATAGTTTATTGAACCGTGTCGTTCGGATCGATGGACAGCAGCGGACATGAAACTCTACCTCACACATTACACCAACTCTGCACACATACTCGACACCTTCAAGTGAGTGAAAATACATTgttgggagctttaattccactttaattcagaataaaagttaaatcctctttatactgaccttgtaaacacttacgGTATTTTTGGGCTGTTGAATGCACTGctgtattggccgcattccaaGAATTTAgcaaacaagaaaaatatacgTAAAGGCTGCTCCGTTACATAGGCCCTACCCTATGGGCTGATGAGAGTGCCCTTCAgacgactcggccaatcagaataGGCAGGTAGGCTGGACGCTGTACCCCTGTGTTAACGGAggttttagtttatttccatgtattctgatcagtttcaacggacGCGTGTCCTTCTCCACATGGAGTCAGCTCCTCACTGCACTGCGTCCGCATGTCAGtctatttacagctttttatggccAGTTtctactggatccagactgattCTGGGCTCCCTCCGCTCCAAGAGCGATCGCTTTTGAATAATAGTAACTTTATTTAGTAACTTCAagctatttattgttttttctaccataaactggctgacttttactttgtCCTGAGTGTTTCAgtactctctctctccctctgtgtgtgtgtgcgtgtgtgcgcgtcagctgtcagcctcagagtcctgTGTGTGATCGCTACTGATAAAGCTAATGCAgtgatttgacaactttatgTTGCTTATTATTTCCTACTATTAAAAACTTGCtgagatatcttacattttGAGCCTTCTTGTACTGTTTATTTGCTCTTTCCATCATAAATGCATACGTGCGCACCGTTAACTGCTCCATAAACTTAAATTTATTACcagtatttgatttttatttaaacaatcagcaatcttattttatatataaatatataaataaaagcaaatattCAACAGATGTATGACTTGTGATTTCACTCGCTCCCACGCAATTCCCCTCCACGATTGGACGCCGTCCTGCATACAGACCATGACGCTTCTGTCCTGAGTTATTAAGCCTGTGAGAGTTTTCACTTTCCCCACATTGTCCGAAGCTTGTTTTTCAATATTCAGTTCACCGTGATGTTCAGTGGTTGTTACAGTTCATTAATTCTGCTGTAGGGTTGACTGTCAGTAATATTCTGCCTCCTGACACCCGCTTGGACCCACTGGACACGTGTGACTgactgaaaaatccacacatagGGGTTTGTTCttccgtctggacttaagcgcttttttgcgtgcctgcagttacgcgcttctctccttTGCGTATTGCCCACCGCGCGTAAGTAGAGCAAAACcacgtagtctgtgaatgaaggcgggctgaaggaaaggatgatgtcattttttttgggctgtttaGAAATCACgcaacatggagttttcccaacgcttgtaaatgtcattgaaatctgtgaaaatgataaagtttacttttaatttgaaacgccttcactgataaacaatgtaacaggttgatttgatcagatcagtgatcagattattgcagtgtgactgagtcagttaaaatctctttccatcatcatcaccaatcatcgctgtaaagcgtgaccgagttagatgcactggagatatgaggaaacaACTCGGCCGCAGAGGGTCCTGCTTTactacagagggatgtttgcagtgaaacagaactattggctccCATAATACgcaattttaaatataaatagtttaaagcgacctgagctgagcctcattaaaatatgtgtgggagcagtttctggtccatcctcataTGACAggttgtttcactctgtagtggatcaaacagtgactttacgttggacatagtataaAAATGGTTGAAtaactgtgaccaacgtggacagaaaaattaatcgagcagcagcagctgagtgacgcaccagtccatatttctagtgcaatataatgtttcaccttattgggGCGCTGCatttattccagggttagaagcgcgtaagaggaaaagaacttacgcacaccggagaatgcgcgtaaagccagatttgaataggaacgcccacatttcagggctgctccacccacagtgcgtaagtGGAATGATGgcgcgcagtgactgacttaagtacagagGGAGATTAGTGCGCAGCCAGAAAAAAACGCTGCAATGCGGCTTTTTTGACTTGTGAGCATGGGAGATTAGATCCCATAAAGCGCACCGATGCATTGGCCGCACCCTcaactttaaagaaaaaaatagcgtCCTATACGCCTCAAAATACGGTAATTCCtcatgcaaatgtaattccaaattaaacttaaatctgaattaggtggctggtttattccgattttaatttggaattgaatatttcctctatcttgtaaacacttaattccactttaagttcATTCTGGTCATTCGGCGCATACGCGACGACGCGCTGGTAACGACAGTCCAAGCTGGCCGCCCGGGCTCAAGCCAAGACTATtgatttaataagagccttaaaagacatagatataatgaaaagagtggatagaaggaagcataaacatgcctcctgtccaatcagaacccttcccaacccctagacctaaagcggaattgaataaagctgaataaactggttttctatgtaaaccttaatttggaattactaacacttatttcagaataatttaattcagaactatttctgaaataaaaaaaacatgtaacctaCCATTGTTGAAGGACGGTGGCCTTATCAGACTCCATGTGCTAAAAATATGACTTAATATGGGAAATCAAACTGTAAAAGGACATGAGTTACAGTACATTGAGGTGGTACGTTAGAACCTTTGACTACTCTGTTCTTCCAGTGGGTGTCTCCCTATCTCACACATGATTTGTTAAAGTACAGCTACCTTGTTTCTGATGCAAATCTTTCAGGAATGTAGTTAAGAAGGTGCACAGTCGTGCACTGCTCCAAGCCTAACAAAGAGATATTCATAAAGAGAAACACAGACCTCCCTGCTTACTCTAAGAGGACAGAGATGACCTCATTTACTCACTTCATCCAGATTTTATAATTACAGTGTGCTGTGCTCTCTGCTCATTGGCTATGTCTCTCTCTTTGTGTTTTCTCAGACACCAGGTTGTGTGGGAAAGATACATGAATGTCATCAAAAGCTGCATCTTCAAAATGTATCACGATTGAAAGGTTGTTTCGTGTGCTTTTCATTTGGATTTCTCTCTTTGTTTGTTCACTGATGATGATTTTGGTTTCATCATTACGTCTTCTGACTTCTAGTGTTTCTGTAAATTAGGATTGTAAACAAGATCATGTTTTTATATCAAAATGATATTCTATTTGTTCATCCTATCTGACTCACTTCATAACATCTGctcttatttaataaaattgttaaaataaatactatTCTGGGGATGTGgtttattgatattatttaagGACTGAAAGGTGggaaatgagaagaagaaacacaCGTCTCAATGACTGCAGCAGATTGAAGCTGTGTTAGTATTACGGGTGTTAAATGGGACCAGCAGatcaggtcagtgtgtgtggtCACGGGAATGAGGGACCAACCGGGGGGTACGGTTGGACCAACCAGGGGGTTGTCGGTGTGGTTTCTACCATTTGTAATGACAGCTGCCCCTGTCTGCACCACTCAGGCTTCTCTACTTAAACCCACACTATACAAATGTTATTATAAAATTGTCAATCCTGCAGTAATTTAGTGGTTTGGGTAATGTTTTTGTGGGACACCTGCTATTAAATAATTCATAAGGCTTTACTTTTGTTCCTATGAAAATGAGACTCTAAAGTAGTTCATGATCTTAGGCCTCGTCCTGGTAGTGTCTGGATAGATACCGTTAATGGAAAACTAGatttacattcatttaaaaCGACTCATCTCTGTGAACACAAAAGCTCACAAAGAACGTATTGCACATAAAACTAAAGATTTACCTCT
The genomic region above belongs to Gouania willdenowi chromosome 10, fGouWil2.1, whole genome shotgun sequence and contains:
- the fibpa gene encoding fibroblast growth factor (acidic) intracellular binding protein a isoform X4 — protein: MDGGVLEEFEASADVVLSDTMDQYRTFQMCERLLHSPAKLANQLLFQIPPHRQAMLIERYYAFDDVFVREVLGKKLSKGTKKDLDDISAKTSVTLKSCRRQFDNFKRVFKVVEELKGPLVENIRQHFLLSDKLARDYAAIVFFANNRFETGKRKLQYLTFQDFAFCAGQLISNWTVGAVDTMVEDMDVDLDKEFLQELKELKILITDKDLLDQHKSLVCTALRGKTKAFPEMEANFKNLSRGLVNIASKLTNTKDVRDFFIDLVEKFIEPCRSDRWTAADMKLYLTHYTNSAHILDTFKHQVVWERYMNVIKSCIFKMYHD
- the fibpa gene encoding fibroblast growth factor (acidic) intracellular binding protein a isoform X2 encodes the protein MAVELDVFVGNTTIMDEVVYQLWLDGYTVTDSVKVRMDGGVLEEFEASADVVLSDTMDQYRTFQMCERLLHSPAKLANQLLFQIPPHRQAMLIERYYAFDDVFVREVLGKKLSKGTKKDLDDISAKTSVTLKSCRRQFDNFKRVFKVVEELKGPLVENIRQHFLLSDKLARDYAAIVFFANNRFETGKRKLQYLTFQDFAFCAGQLISNWTVGAVDTMVEDMDVDLDKEFLQELKELKILITDKDLLDQHKSLVCTALRGKTKAFPEMEANFKNLSRGLVNIASKLTNTKDVRDFFIDLVEKFIEPCRSDRWTAADMKLYLTHYTNSAHILDTFKHQVVWERYMNVIKSCIFKMYHD
- the fibpa gene encoding fibroblast growth factor (acidic) intracellular binding protein a isoform X1; the encoded protein is MDVTVMALLWLWSWTSLLVTPPSWTRWFTSSGWTDTPTRQAVDGWLRDLVDWSYWESLISQLVTDSVKVRMDGGVLEEFEASADVVLSDTMDQYRTFQMCERLLHSPAKLANQLLFQIPPHRQAMLIERYYAFDDVFVREVLGKKLSKGTKKDLDDISAKTSVTLKSCRRQFDNFKRVFKVVEELKGPLVENIRQHFLLSDKLARDYAAIVFFANNRFETGKRKLQYLTFQDFAFCAGQLISNWTVGAVDTMVEDMDVDLDKEFLQELKELKILITDKDLLDQHKSLVCTALRGKTKAFPEMEANFKNLSRGLVNIASKLTNTKDVRDFFIDLVEKFIEPCRSDRWTAADMKLYLTHYTNSAHILDTFKHQVVWERYMNVIKSCIFKMYHD
- the fibpa gene encoding fibroblast growth factor (acidic) intracellular binding protein a isoform X3 produces the protein MTDSVKVRMDGGVLEEFEASADVVLSDTMDQYRTFQMCERLLHSPAKLANQLLFQIPPHRQAMLIERYYAFDDVFVREVLGKKLSKGTKKDLDDISAKTSVTLKSCRRQFDNFKRVFKVVEELKGPLVENIRQHFLLSDKLARDYAAIVFFANNRFETGKRKLQYLTFQDFAFCAGQLISNWTVGAVDTMVEDMDVDLDKEFLQELKELKILITDKDLLDQHKSLVCTALRGKTKAFPEMEANFKNLSRGLVNIASKLTNTKDVRDFFIDLVEKFIEPCRSDRWTAADMKLYLTHYTNSAHILDTFKHQVVWERYMNVIKSCIFKMYHD